Proteins from a genomic interval of Rosa chinensis cultivar Old Blush chromosome 2, RchiOBHm-V2, whole genome shotgun sequence:
- the LOC112189033 gene encoding uncharacterized protein LOC112189033 isoform X2, whose product MANPSGNHQEPSHASSSFNGTNPTNGNSTPVSAPETMAMKHNPGISMDWTAEEQAILDDGLANYATEANIIRYAKIAMQLQNKTVRDVALRCRWMTKKENSKRRKEEHNLARKSKDKKERVVDTSAKPSHFTNRPSVAPYTPPIISMDNDDGISYKAIGGVTGELLEQNAQALNQISTNLQAFQIQENINLFCQARDNILKIMNDLNDMPDVMKQMPPLPVKVNEELVNHVLPPPAHQMQ is encoded by the exons ATGGCCAACCCTTCTGGGAACCATCAAGAACCGAGCCATGCCTCGTCGTCTTTCAACGGCACCAACCCGACTAACGGAAACTCCACTCCCGTGTCGGCACCCGAGACCATGGCCATGAAGCACAACCCGGGTATTTCTATGGATTGGACCGCAGAGGAGCAGGCCATTCTTGATGATGGGCTCGCCAA TTATGCAACAGAAGCTAACATAATCCGGTATGCAAAGATAGCTATGCAGCTACAGAATAAGACGGTTCGAGATGTGGCATTGCGTTGCAGATGGATGACT AAAAAGGAGAACAGCAAGAGAAGGAAGGAAGAACATAATTTAGCAAGGAAAAGCAAAGACAAAAAG GAAAGAGTAGTCGATACTTCAGCAAAGCCATCACACTTTACAAACCGACCCAGTGTTGCTCCCTATACTCCTCCGATAATATCTATGGACAATGATGATGGCATCTCATACAAAG CTATTGGTGGGGTTACAGGCGAGCTTTTGGAGCAGAATGCACAAGCCTTGAATCAAATTTCTACCAATCTTCAAGCTTTCCAG ATACAGGAGAACATCAACCTCTTCTGCCAGGCTCGAGATAACATCCTCAAAATAATGAATGA CTTGAATGACATGCCAGATGTAATGAAGCAGATGCCACCACTTCCAGTGAAAGTAAATGAAGAGCTCGTAAACCACGTCCTCCCCCCACCTGCACATCAAATGCAATGA
- the LOC112189033 gene encoding uncharacterized protein LOC112189033 isoform X3, which produces MANPSGNHQEPSHASSSFNGTNPTNGNSTPVSAPETMAMKHNPGISMDWTAEEQAILDDGLANYATEANIIRYAKIAMQLQNKTVRDVALRCRWMTKKENSKRRKEEHNLARKSKDKKERVVDTSAKPSHFTNRPSVAPYTPPIISMDNDDGISYKAIGGVTGELLEQNAQALNQISTNLQAFQLE; this is translated from the exons ATGGCCAACCCTTCTGGGAACCATCAAGAACCGAGCCATGCCTCGTCGTCTTTCAACGGCACCAACCCGACTAACGGAAACTCCACTCCCGTGTCGGCACCCGAGACCATGGCCATGAAGCACAACCCGGGTATTTCTATGGATTGGACCGCAGAGGAGCAGGCCATTCTTGATGATGGGCTCGCCAA TTATGCAACAGAAGCTAACATAATCCGGTATGCAAAGATAGCTATGCAGCTACAGAATAAGACGGTTCGAGATGTGGCATTGCGTTGCAGATGGATGACT AAAAAGGAGAACAGCAAGAGAAGGAAGGAAGAACATAATTTAGCAAGGAAAAGCAAAGACAAAAAG GAAAGAGTAGTCGATACTTCAGCAAAGCCATCACACTTTACAAACCGACCCAGTGTTGCTCCCTATACTCCTCCGATAATATCTATGGACAATGATGATGGCATCTCATACAAAG CTATTGGTGGGGTTACAGGCGAGCTTTTGGAGCAGAATGCACAAGCCTTGAATCAAATTTCTACCAATCTTCAAGCTTTCCAG CTTGAATGA
- the LOC112189033 gene encoding uncharacterized protein LOC112189033 isoform X1, producing the protein MANPSGNHQEPSHASSSFNGTNPTNGNSTPVSAPETMAMKHNPGISMDWTAEEQAILDDGLANYATEANIIRYAKIAMQLQNKTVRDVALRCRWMTKKENSKRRKEEHNLARKSKDKKERVVDTSAKPSHFTNRPSVAPYTPPIISMDNDDGISYKAIGGVTGELLEQNAQALNQISTNLQAFQIQENINLFCQARDNILKIMNDCIAIWSCLFYLYIPRSTVSSNYRCNCIGIYICTCLAVCDPIM; encoded by the exons ATGGCCAACCCTTCTGGGAACCATCAAGAACCGAGCCATGCCTCGTCGTCTTTCAACGGCACCAACCCGACTAACGGAAACTCCACTCCCGTGTCGGCACCCGAGACCATGGCCATGAAGCACAACCCGGGTATTTCTATGGATTGGACCGCAGAGGAGCAGGCCATTCTTGATGATGGGCTCGCCAA TTATGCAACAGAAGCTAACATAATCCGGTATGCAAAGATAGCTATGCAGCTACAGAATAAGACGGTTCGAGATGTGGCATTGCGTTGCAGATGGATGACT AAAAAGGAGAACAGCAAGAGAAGGAAGGAAGAACATAATTTAGCAAGGAAAAGCAAAGACAAAAAG GAAAGAGTAGTCGATACTTCAGCAAAGCCATCACACTTTACAAACCGACCCAGTGTTGCTCCCTATACTCCTCCGATAATATCTATGGACAATGATGATGGCATCTCATACAAAG CTATTGGTGGGGTTACAGGCGAGCTTTTGGAGCAGAATGCACAAGCCTTGAATCAAATTTCTACCAATCTTCAAGCTTTCCAG ATACAGGAGAACATCAACCTCTTCTGCCAGGCTCGAGATAACATCCTCAAAATAATGAATGA TTGCATAGCCATTTGGAGTTGCTTGTTTTATCTGTATATTCCTAGAAGTACCGTCTCGAGCAATTACAGATGCAATTGCATTGGTATCTATATATGTACTTGTCTTGCTGTCTGTGATCCCATTATGTGA